The following proteins are encoded in a genomic region of Cydia strobilella chromosome 19, ilCydStro3.1, whole genome shotgun sequence:
- the LOC134749920 gene encoding protein adenylyltransferase SelO-like, giving the protein MKRAFCVLAALQNDSTLRAVSKMKLMNNFKEWKFKYPPNYAELPIDENPAYNEPVAVKNAVFSKVPTEPLTGNIRLVCASEDALKDLFDLDPSVAESEDFINFVAGKYQPPGGLSVSHRYGGYQFAFWADQLGDGRAHVLGEYVNSRGESWQPQLKGSGETPYSRFGDGRAVLRSSVREMLASEAMVGLGVPTTRAAALVVSDDHMVWRDKMYSGRAKQERAAIVMRVCPAWYRLGSFEILDKRKEPETMKTLFEFIIKHHFPIDSEDEDRFVKFYTEVAHKNLDMVAAWQGVGFTHGVLNTDNVSILGVTIDYGPYGFVDHYYGSYVPNTSDDFGRYAFDRQPHVLLWNLEKFALALEPILPEDQKQKIKEVQATLEEYVKRKVLSTYLLKLGLKEIQDGDGALIEDLLNLMQDTMADFTGTFRQLAEVDLGDLEEVSKLESKWSLNKIREAKGWGTWVDKYRQRIEKENVSEEERRSRMSAVNPVYVPRNWMMQEAIADAENDDFTKVRFLLELFRRPFEVNAEAEKLGYSSQPPSWSYGLKLSCSS; this is encoded by the exons ATGAAGCGGGCGTTTTGCGTGCTTGCCGCTCTCCAAAACGACAGCACTTTGCGAGCAGTTTCTAAGATGAAATTAATGAATAACTTTAAGGAGTGGAAATTTAAATATCCACCAAATTATGCAGAGCTTCCTATTGATGAAAATCCAGCGTACAACGAGCCCGTGGCTGTGAAGAATGCTGTGTTTTCTAAG GTACCAACGGAGCCTTTAACCGGCAACATCCGTCTAGTCTGTGCGTCTGAGGATGCCCTGAAAGACCTGTTTGACCTGGATCCCAGTGTGGCTGAGTCTGAGGACTTTATAAACTTTGTGGCAGGGAAATATCAGCCGCCTGGAGGGCTGAGTGTTAGCCATAG GTATGGAGGCTACCAATTTGCCTTCTGGGCCGATCAATTGGGTGACGGCAGAGCCCATGTCCTTGGTGAATATGTTAACAG ccgtgGTGAAAGCTGGCAACCCCAGCTAAAGGGCTCCGGTGAGACCCCGTACTCGCGCTTTGGCGACGGGCGCGCCGTGCTCCGCTCGAGTGTCCGCGAGATGTTGGCTTCAGAGGCTATGGTCGGACTTGGCGTGCCCACTACCCGCGCCGCTGCTTTGGTGG TGAGCGATGACCACATGGTATGGCGCGACAAGATGTACTCCGGGCGAGCGAAGCAGGAGCGAGCAGCTATAGTAATGCGAGTGTGCCCTGCCTGGTACAGACTTGGATCTTTTGAGATACTCGACAAGAGGAAGGAGCCTGAAACTATGAAGACACTTTTCGAGTTTATTATAAAG CACCATTTTCCTATAGACAGTGAGGATGAAGACAGATTCGTCAAGTTTTACACGGAGGTCGCGCACAAGAATTTAGACATGGTGGCAGCTTGGCAAG GTGTGGGCTTCACCCACGGCGTCCTAAACACAGACAACGTGAGCATCCTAGGTGTGACCATAGACTACGGGCCGTATGGGTTCGTAGACCACTATTACGGCAGCTACGTGCCTAATACCTCTGACGACTTCGGCCGCTATGCTTTTGACAGACAACCCCAT GTCCTGCTGTGGAACTTGGAAAAATTCGCTCTCGCGTTAGAACCCATCCTTCCAGAAGATCAGAAACAGAAGATAAAAGAAGTTCAAGCAACATTAGAAGAGTATGTCAAGAGGAAAGTGct GTCCACATACCTTCTGAAACTGGGTCTGAaagaaattcaagatggcgacGGAGCTCTGATAGAGGACCTGCTCAATCTGATGCAGGATACCATGGCTGACTTCACCGGCACCTTCCGACAGTTAGCTGAG GTCGACCTGGGGGATTTAGAGGAAGTCTCTAAGCTGGAAAGCAAGTGGTCTCTCAACAAGATCAGAGAGGCCAAAGGGTGGGGCACGTGGGTGGACAAGTACAGGCAGAGGATCGAGAAAGAAAATG TTTCAGAGGAAGAACGCCGTTCACGCATGTCCGCCGTCAACCCGGTGTACGTACCGCGCAACTGGATGATGCAGGAAGCCATCGCAGACGCAGAAAACGACGACTTCACGAAG GTGCGATTTCTCCTGGAGCTGTTCAGAAGACCATTCGAAGTGAACGCCGAGGCCGAGAAGCTTGGATACTCCTCGCAACCTCCCAGTTGGTCTTACGGACTCAAACTGAGCTGCTCTAGCTAA
- the LOC134749924 gene encoding cytochrome P450 6B2-like produces the protein MITTILLASLISLFAYLYYVSTKKFNYWKKRGVPYAKPIPLLGNYTGYILTKEYIGSEVQKLCKKFPNEPYFGAFYGTEPVLIPQDPEIIKLILTKDYAYFSGREITDYYHSETITENLFFSGGDRWKVLKQNLSPLFSIKKMRNMFHLIEKCSNMLGVMMDHELAESEVAEVRSLMTRYTLDAICSVSFGVDTNLMEKDSTNNNNPFRIMGDMIFEISTYRALKANTRAIWPGVFYGLGFENFPSEIKSFFSKLVNGICEERQHKPTSRNDFIDLILAMKIDGKLTFAGDNIWGDKKIELEVDDDLIIALVVGFFAAGFETSSTTLSMCLFELAKNEEAQAKAHEEIDEYLKKTDGKITYESITGMPYLMACMDETIRLYPVLGVITREVMADYTMPTGVVLNKGCRVHLPIYHLNRNPEWFEDPESFHPERLMQGKVRPYTFMPFGEGQRICVGYLLAKMQVISGLIAVLRKYRVSLADGTPQKLKMEPKATVTQPIGGVKLRFTKREK, from the exons ATGATCACTACAATACTACTCGCGTCTCTCATTTCACTATTTGCGTATTTATACTATGTGTCAACTAAGAAATTTAACTATTGGAAGAAAAGGGGAGTTCCATACGCAAAACCTATTCCTTTACTTGGAAATTATACAGGTTATATATTGACCAAGGAATACATAGGCTCGGAAGTGCAGAAATTATGCAAGAAATTCCCTAATGAACCTTATTTTGGAGCATTTTATGGGACGGAACCAGTTTTGATACCACAGGACCCTGAAATTATCAAGCTAATTTTAACGAAAGACTACGCTTATTTTAGTGGAAGAGAAATCACCGATTATTATCACAGTGAAACTATTACGGAGAATCTTTTCTTCTCAGGCGGGGACAGATGGAAAGTTTTAAAGCAGAATCTTTCTCCATTATTCTCTATAAAGAAGATGAGGAACATGTTCCATCTGATAGAGAAGTGTTCTAACATGCTGGGAGTCATGATGGATCACGAATTAGCAGAGTCAGAGGTAGCAGAAGTGCGTTCTTTAATGACAAGATATACTTTGGATGCTATTTGTTCTGTATCTTTTGGCGTTGATACTAATCTTATGGAGAAAGACTCTACTAACAATAACAATCCTTTTAGAATCATGGGTGATATGATCTTCGAGATATCTACATACAGAGCTTTAAAAGCCAACACTCGGGCGATATGGCCTGGAGTTTTCTATGGCTTAGGCTTCGAGAATTTTCCATCGGAAATAAAAAGCTTCTTCAGTAAACTAGTGAACGGAATCTGCGAGGAAAGACAACACAAACCGACGTCCAGAAACGATTTTATAGATCTGATATTAGCTATGAAGATTGATGGTAAACTTACGTTTGCTGGGGACAATATTTGGGGTGACAAGAAAATTGAGCTTGAAGTTGACGACGATCTGATAATAGCTTTGGTAGTTGGTTTCTTTGCAGCTGGTTTTGAGACGTCAAGTACTACTTTAAGCATGTGTTTATTTGAATTAGCTAAGAATGAGGAAGCTCAAGCGAAAGCGCACGAAGAAATCGATGAATATTTGAAGAAAACTGATGGTAAAATCACTTATGAAAGCATAACTGGAATGCCTTATCTCATGGCTTGTATGGACGAAACTATACGCCTTTATCCAGTGCTAGGGGTAATAACAAGGGAAGTAATGGCAGATTACACGATGCCTACAGGGGTGGTGTTAAACAAGGGTTGCAGGGTGCATCTGCCGATATACCATCTGAACCGGAATCCGGAATGGTTCGAGGATCCAGAGAGTTTCCATCCGGAGAGGCTGATGCAGGGGAAAGTGAGGCCGTATACGTTTATGCCTTTTGGAGAGGGGCAGAGGATTTGTGTCG GATACCTCCTAGCCAAGATGCAAGTGATCTCAGGTTTAATAGCGGTTCTCCGCAAGTACCGCGTGTCGCTCGCAGACGGGACGccgcaaaaattaaaaatggaaccGAAGGCAACCGTCACACAGCCTATTGGAGGTGTCAAACTACGATTTACTAAACGAGAGAAGTAA